In the Trichoderma atroviride chromosome 4, complete sequence genome, ATCTAAAGAAGCTAATAACCATGGTTTCCAATGTGTCTTATGATACTGGAAATCTTCAAATAGGCGATGTGCTGAAGGTGCTGTACTACAAAAGCTTCAACATATAAACTGGGGGAGGGAGAAACAATTGAACGGTTCATATGTCGCAGGAGTAATGTTGTTATTATTGTTCCTTAGTTGCAACGTTTAAACTCTATTGTTCTTCTCTTACAAAGCTCCAGTGAAGAAGACAGTTGATAGCGTATGTGTATTAATTATGAGATGGGTCATCGAATGTCTTTACTACCCTGTTGTGATATATTGCTTACCTACGTAACTAATACTAGCTATTGAAGCGGTGAATTCTTAAGGAGACTATTTTATGAAGATATATACTCGGAAATAGGGTATGAACTCTATTAGTAACAGTAGTATCAAAATAGCCAGCCCTGCGTGTATACAGTTCTAGCGAGTAGACGGTGTTGAACTCCGTCTCACCGTGCTTGCACATCCATTAGTCAGCGGTTAACTCCGGCGCGCAAAGCCTCTACCACCTCGTTCAGGTATATCCACTGCTAGTTCTGCTCATAATCTATTTCACAGGCTGAACACACGACGGCTAGGCTCATTCCATCGGCATTTGTAGGAACCTTTTTAAAAATAGATTTGCAGTCAAGAGATTCTGAGAAGCGGCATTTGCCATACCGGCCGAGATGGGCATCAAAGGTTGCTGGACATGTAGAGGTAAGCACTTCCCCTAATTCACCCTGTCACGGAGACTCAACCGGATTGCGTTTCCAGAGCGCAAAGTGCGGTGCGACTTGCGCAAACCTACTTGCGGCAACTGCGCAAAGACGCTGCAGTCCTGCAAAGGCTATGGCATGCAGCTGTCCTGGCCTCGGGAAGGAAACAAGCGACGGGCCATTGTGCTCGACAGTGGCTCAAACACGCCACCAAGAATATCACGGAGAAGTCGGCGGCGTGGTGTAGTGTTTTTGAACGTCTCATCCGCAGATGTCGCGCTGTCAGATGCTTTAGAAGAAAAACTCAACCTTGGTAAACAATCTCTTATGCCAGCCACTGTGCAACCCCAAGCAGGTTGCTGACGTGTTTTTAATAGCCGATTATTTACACGGGTTTCCAATACCACGCTCACTACATGTTTCACCATTCTCGCTTTCGGGAGATGACGCATATCTACTCGAATATTGTGAGCAACTGACAGCTTGTTGTGGAACCAAAATCCCTAACTCTAATGGAATAGTCAAAGAGAGCAGAGCACGGATTTTAGCCCCCATTATGGATGAATCTTTGGCATATTTCGTATTGAAAATGGCAATGACCAATCCTGACTCTTCTTTCAACCTTGTTCTCGAAGGAATCCTCGCGCTATCATCTGTATTACTTGCAGGGCCCTCAAAGAGCCAGTACTATAAGACGCGACTTATTTCAATGCTACAGAGAGACATAACTCGGGTCGACAGAGAAAGCGTCATCCGAAATCTGATTGCAACtatgcttctttttcagtGTGAAGTATGTCAAACTACCCTCGTATGTTTAATTGACACATGCTAAGTCACCTAGATTTGCAATACGGCTAATCCCGGAGGGCTCTGGCGCTTCTATATGTGCGGAGCAAAGAAGATCATGTCGGCTGTTTCGCCTTCAATTACACTCTATCAACATGACTGCATGCCACTGATGGACTGGATTTATTACCACGAAGTCATGACTGAATTCAGCATCCGGCACTGGGCAGAGGCGGATGCTATTGATACGTTCTGCAAGGGACCTCTAGCGATTCGGCCCAGCAAAATATCTGTTGGAAACTCTATGGTAAGTTCTTTGCTCATTGTTTGAAGGTTGTCAGTACTGAGATAGATACGGTAGCAGGCTTCCGATGGAGCTACATGCCCTATAGCTGTTCTTGATCTGGTTCGACACATTTGTAAGCGACCGTCACCTAATGGAGACAGCCATATTCCATATGACAACGCCGATATGATGCGTATTCAGCATCTTCGACAAAGTCTCTACGGAACTATTGGAGAATATGGGACTTTTCACGGAGACTTTGAGTCATCACTCAGCAGGCAAGATAAGATCAACTCTCTCTATCGATATGCTGCGTTGATATACTTGAACCGTACTGTATCATACGTTTCCACATCATCGTTCTCGCACAGGCGATTGGTTCGGGAAGGCATTCTGCTTCTAAAAAACCTTGGCTTTTGTGAGGGCACATGGCCGCTGTTCGTTATAGCCTGCGAGGCTAATGAAGATGAACAACGTCTCCAAATATTAGACATTCTATCTGACACGAGGCGAGAACTGGGGCAGCGATCAGATCATGTCGTTTTAATTCAACAGATGATCGAGTCTATATGGAATCAGAACGACCTCACTATTGAGAGCGATGTGAATTACGGTAGGATACTCAACGCGGTCATTTCAAAGGCACCAGCCCTGCCGCTCTTCGCATAATATATCTCTTACTATATATCTAATATCGGTGTCTCTTTCTGGCACTCTATTCTATTCAAGGAAATGTATTCAAGGAAGCTGCGCTAGACTAATGTCGTGTGAGCCCTGAAGATAGTTGCGATCGTTCTCTACCCATTCGATGCATGGATCAAGTTTTCCCCATTGAATCCTGTTCTGCCACCGCATGGGCAACAGAATCTTCTGTTTATTGCGGTACCAAGGAGCCACAGCAACTGTTACCAACATGACACGCGTATCGTCGGTCCGATTGGGCATGCCCGCGTGCCATATGCGTATGTCGCGGATGATGAGGGAGCCTTTGGGAAGGCTAGCTTGAATCGGTGGCCGCACTTTACGGCGCTCTTCCACGAGCTTGTCTGCAAAATCGATGGGCACGCCAAGTTCCTTGGCTCGAGCTGCTTTTTTCTCGAGGGCTATAGCAGGATCAGGACCGTCATCCCCATGCCCATTGATAGTGAGTGCCTCCAACGCTGGGTCGTTGTGTGTGCCAAGCCAAAACTCAGTAGCCCCATTCTCCGGCGAGGTTGAAACTAGATTGATGTTGACACAAAAGCCAAATGGCGTGCGGGGATACCCAAGAGCCATGTCGATATGTACAGGCTGGCGTGCTTCGGCTTTGAAGGCTGTATTAGCACTGTAGAGACGGATCTTCGGCTTAGGACCCAGCATGTGCTCAAGAATCTCGGCAGCCCACGGGTTCGCAATAATGTCGTCGAAGATGTATCCTTCTTCTGGCACAGGCTCTTGCTGGAAGTTTCGTGTCTCTGCGCTGAAATTGATGTGAGCTTTTTCGCGCGTCTTTAGCTGCTCTGCATCGGCAACCATCCGTTGATTGAGGTGGTCTAAGTGAGCTGGGTCAACCGCATTCTCAAGGACAACTAGGCCATCTGCATGCAAAGCTTCAAGGGCAGCCTGCAGATTATAGGATCCCATTGTCTTTGTTTCCAATTCTTCATCAGTCAATCTGATGATTCTTGGCTGTTCaaccttgtttttttgtgcAGTCATGGCTGTTGATCTTGAGTTGTTTTTGTTCCTTCTTATTATTCGGTCTGTGAGTTCGAAAACTCAATCTCCTGTCTTCTCTAATATTTGAATAGTCTTCAAAGTGAGGGCCAAAGTGCTGTTATAACTTCTCCCACTCGGTTCTCGGATAACCATCCCATCAAGAGAGCTGTAGCGACTTCATGCGAGAGCCGCCGCATTTTGCCTGGATCATTCCTATTGAAGTAAAACTAATAGTCCTAGGGAGCAGCCTTACCAAATATGACATCTCCGCTATCAATAGCAGTGGCACAAGGAGATCAATCCTTGGTAGGTGGTGGGGCGCAAATAGCCCGTCTTTGGTATTCCTTAGAAGCTCTTAGATGTTCTCCATACAGTAAGACTGGAACTGCAACATTGATACGAGCGCCTACGATCAAAGGCACTGTTACCTGTACCTTGAAGAGCTACGGTCGATATGTCGCACATTAGCTGCGCTAAGGATGAACTACCCCAGTTCATTAGTGGTGCTGATAGCGGATACCGCCCTGAGTGCGTCCAATGTTATACAAAAGCAGCCTGAACTTTCTTCAGCGGCAAGCTGTGAATAGAACAAGATTGTATGGGGGTGTCTTTGGTGCTTCCCACGTTCAACCTTCTCTTTTGAAGTCTTGTGAAGATCAAGTTCATTTTTTCCCCTACCTTCAATACTTTTGCTTCTTACTATCTATTCTCACGAACTAATACCTTGCTACACATATTTTCATGATTATGTTGGAGAGCCCTCCTGCTAGCAATCCGCCAGAAATCATTGGCTATGTCGATCCGTGGATTGCTAGTCCTGGCAGTACAATTGGCGTTAAGGTAAATCACCAGAACAATAACCACAAGCACGCCTCTATCTCTTGACATGCCTCAAAATCTTTCTATTGAGTACCGCTTGTCTAGTTGTTTGTTTCGCGGC is a window encoding:
- a CDS encoding uncharacterized protein (EggNog:ENOG41), coding for MGIKGCWTCRERKVRCDLRKPTCGNCAKTLQSCKGYGMQLSWPREGNKRRAIVLDSGSNTPPRISRRSRRRGVVFLNVSSADVALSDALEEKLNLADYLHGFPIPRSLHVSPFSLSGDDAYLLEYFKESRARILAPIMDESLAYFVLKMAMTNPDSSFNLVLEGILALSSVLLAGPSKSQYYKTRLISMLQRDITRVDRESVIRNLIATMLLFQCEICNTANPGGLWRFYMCGAKKIMSAVSPSITLYQHDCMPLMDWIYYHEVMTEFSIRHWAEADAIDTFCKGPLAIRPSKISVGNSMASDGATCPIAVLDLVRHICKRPSPNGDSHIPYDNADMMRIQHLRQSLYGTIGEYGTFHGDFESSLSRQDKINSLYRYAALIYLNRTVSYVSTSSFSHRRLVREGILLLKNLGFCEGTWPLFVIACEANEDEQRLQILDILSDTRRELGQRSDHVVLIQQMIESIWNQNDLTIESDVNYGRILNAVISKAPALPLFA
- a CDS encoding uncharacterized protein (EggNog:ENOG41); translated protein: MQLSWPREGNKRRAIVLDSGSNTPPRISRRSRRRGVVFLNVSSADVALSDALEEKLNLADYLHGFPIPRSLHVSPFSLSGDDAYLLEYCEQLTACCGTKIPNSNGIVKESRARILAPIMDESLAYFVLKMAMTNPDSSFNLVLEGILALSSVLLAGPSKSQYYKTRLISMLQRDITRVDRESVIRNLIATMLLFQCEICNTANPGGLWRFYMCGAKKIMSAVSPSITLYQHDCMPLMDWIYYHEVMTEFSIRHWAEADAIDTFCKGPLAIRPSKISVGNSMASDGATCPIAVLDLVRHICKRPSPNGDSHIPYDNADMMRIQHLRQSLYGTIGEYGTFHGDFESSLSRQDKINSLYRYAALIYLNRTVSYVSTSSFSHRRLVREGILLLKNLGFCEGTWPLFVIACEANEDEQRLQILDILSDTRRELGQRSDHVVLIQQMIESIWNQNDLTIESDVNYGRILNAVISKAPALPLFA
- a CDS encoding uncharacterized protein (EggNog:ENOG41) yields the protein MTAQKNKVEQPRIIRLTDEELETKTMGSYNLQAALEALHADGLVVLENAVDPAHLDHLNQRMVADAEQLKTREKAHINFSAETRNFQQEPVPEEGYIFDDIIANPWAAEILEHMLGPKPKIRLYSANTAFKAEARQPVHIDMALGYPRTPFGFCVNINLVSTSPENGATEFWLGTHNDPALEALTINGHGDDGPDPAIALEKKAARAKELGVPIDFADKLVEERRKVRPPIQASLPKGSLIIRDIRIWHAGMPNRTDDTRVMLVTVAVAPWYRNKQKILLPMRWQNRIQWGKLDPCIEWVENDRNYLQGSHDISLAQLP